The following DNA comes from Camelina sativa cultivar DH55 chromosome 14, Cs, whole genome shotgun sequence.
gttctctGTTCCACTTACCTAAAAAGTaaaagcttcaatttttattcTCTGTTTGCAGGAATCAAGATCAATGGCTTTCCTTGTAAAGACGCAGCTGCAGTAACACCAGCCGATTTCTTCTCACAAGGAATAGCTAATCCAGGTCTCACAAACAACACATTCGGTGCCTTGGTCACTGGAGCTAACGTTATGACAATCCCTGGACTCAACACACTCGGTGTCTCTCTCGCTCGTATCGACTACGCACCTGGTGGTTTAAACCCACCTCACACCCACCCACGTGCCACTGAAGTCGTCTTTGTCCTCGAAGGAGAACTCGACGTTGGGTTCCTCACTACTGCCAATAAGCTCATCGCTCAATCTATCAAGAAAGGAGATGTCTTTGCTTTCCCTAAAGGACTTGTCCATTTCCAGAAGAACAATGGTCGTGTTCCTGCCTCTGTTCTTTCAGCTTTCAATAGTCAGCTTCCTGGTACTCAGTCTCTTGGTGCTACTTTGTTTGGTTCCACTCCTCCTGTTCCTGACAACATCTTGGCTCAAGCCTTCCAGACATCTTCTGGAACTGTCAAACACATCAAATCCAAGTTCCAACCCAAGAAATGATCTCTTTTATATTCattacagtttttttcttcttccggTTCTGTTTGATAAAGGaaagatcttttttttctcctttgatTTGTCTTATGTAATAAGAAACAATAACTGATGATCTTTCATTGTGCATTTTGAGCTCCATTGTCTCATGTATCATTGTTATCTTCTGTATAATccaattttgtttggttttgttctaaAGTTGACTAAAAACAGGTAAGAAGTCGAGGTTGATCTAATCTAGAAGCTTTCAAATAGATATGAAAACAGGTAAGCTACCTTGATATAAAATAATCTACTTGAGAGACTCTTACGTATGGGCTTAATATAAAactgattaaataaataataagatcaTACTTCCCCATGTGCTTCTTAATTCAAAACTAAGTGTACTCCATATGGCCAGCTAATTAGATCCCTGTAGTAGTTTAGAAGTCTGACCTCTTCTTCATGGAGTTAAGCTAAAGCTAAATTTTTGAAACCAAGAATTCTTGCAACATAGTCAAGGTTCATACATTACCTGTAAACTCTGGCTTGTTGTACTAACCACAAGGCATATACTCTAGCTGCAGCCATTCAGCGCATTAAGCATATCCTCTCTATCATCAAAAAGAAGTTGGTAAGATCTGAATGGAACTTTAGGAGGAGATTGTCAGACTAAGAGTATTTGTTTTGAGACCGTGACTGAACTTATTTCTCTCATACATCAGCTTTTGAATGATACATTATGAAACCAAAACACTCGAGAGGAGATAGATATGCATCCATATATTACAGCTTCAGAGAAGAGTTCACAAAAGATGTAAATGGatggatatatgatatatcatcgttattgaaatttgaaaccGAAAACAAAACGCGATAAAGAAAggaacaaacaaagaaaatccaGTGACTATTGACCCCTATCTCTTTTGGGGACTACTTGTTTGCTGCAGCGAGTTCTGCAGAGATAATGAAACTTGATTTCCCAGCTTGTCTCAAGTACTGAACATCTCCATTCATCAGCTTCACCAGTTTCCGGCTAACCATCAAACTCAAACCTTCTTCTGACACATCTTCCTCAGTCCCAAACATTTGGTTTAGTAAAAACTCGGGTATCCCAGCTCCCGTATGCGTTAACCTGTTTTCATCAACCCAATATCCTTAATGcacttctttttttaacatcatTGTGTGCATTCTGATTAAGAATATTTTACCTGATCTCTAAAGAAGCAAGATGCACAGAACGCCCAAGCTGATCCTTCCTCAAGGAAGCTGTAACAGTTAGCTGACCTCCGGATGGTGTAAAGTTAACAGACATCAGCATGAAATCTGCCAAGACTTGTTGAAGCCTAATACTGTCTCCATACAAAGTATCAGACATTACTTCTTCTCCGGTCTCATTTGTTATTCGAACACTCTTTCCGTTACTCTTCATCATTACTTGACTTGTGGAAGCAGTCAACACTTCGTTTAAGCTGAACTCTTTCATTTCCAGATCCAAACACCTGCGCAGTCAAATCCCAACATAAGAAATCAGGTAAACATGTTGAAAGATAAAGAAACTTCGATTCTTGTATACCCTTCTATAATGCTTTCAAGATCCGAATCATCAAGGATCTTGCTTAGTTGCTTCTGACATAACGCGCTAGTTTGCAAAATCTGTCTCTGCTCTGGTCCTAATTCAGTGCCTTCTATCATTTTCCTTGCAAACATAATCCCAGAAAGCGGATTCCGGATCTGTCTTTTGATGTATGCTAGAGCCTTTAGTCTCTTCACTGCGGTTCTCTCAGCTAGACGCTGAACATGGAGCGCTTGCTGCAGCTCATGGCTGGCAAGTTGCAGGAAACAGAATACACCTGTCACTACACCTTCCCTGTCCAGTTTCTTACTCACACACAACAGACACTCTACATACTTGCCACCTCTTGTAAAGAAAGCAAAGGACACTTTCTCTGGATCTTGACTGGTCACAGCGTTGTTCAGCACAATCCCAAGGTTTACAAAAGCTTCTTGATTCTTTAGACGACAACATGATTTCTGTGTCCCAAAGACTTCTCCTAAGAGCATCTTGTCGATCACTTCCTCTCGCTTTAAACCGGTTAACTTTGACATTGCTGGATTCCACTCTGTGCACCATCCAAACTCATCGGTGCCAAATATGGGCGGGATCAGCGGGTTTGGATTTTGGATAATCGCCTTGTAATCACCTTCAATCCGAGTAAACTTGTCCATCACAGTCTTCTGGCCAGTAAGATCATGGGCTACAAAACACACCCCAACAACGTTTTCATGAAGATCTCTACTTGCACATGCATTTACAACTAAACTTATTGGACAAGCATCAGCTCTGGTCAGTTGTGTCTTGATTTCAAATTGGACATTCTGCTCCTCGGTTCCTGCAAGTGAAGTTTATAGACTCAGCTTCAGTTGTTCAGAGAGAAAAAAGCGAAACCAACTTACATGATTCTCAATTGAAACTTGAACAGTGCAATCTAGTTGGAAGATTCTTAGCAACTCAGCATAACTTAGGAAGAGAGTTACCTTCTAATGCATTCTCTAGCATCCTTTTAACGATTTCCACCGAAGAATCTTCAACAAGTGTGAGGAGATGCTTCCCAATTGCTTCATCAACCGAAAGACCAGTCAGCTCAGCAATTTTCGTGTTCCAGCCATTAACCAATCCATCAGAATCAACCGCCAATATTGGCACCGTAGCAGTCTCAATTAAACGAACCATCTCACTGGTCACAGCTTCTAGTTCTTGTATACCatcaattttgagatcatttaGCTTAGAGTGAATGACCTTTGTATTCACATCAGTAGTCTCACCATCCTTGAAAGCATTCCTCAGAATAAGCTGCAAGGAGTGTATTGCATCCATCTCATAGTCCTTCCAAGGTAAACTCCTTGTCTTGACCACTTCAAGGAAAGCCTTGAACGATGACCTCGGGTGCATTCTCCTTGCATCATCCCTATCATCTGGATCATGCTTGGCACCTCCCCATCTCACTTCACCAGCGGTATGAGAACGGAACCAGAAAATCATGTCTTTCGATGATATCCTTACAGCCGCCATTCCACATACCGAGTCCCCAAGAGACAGAGCCCTCGGAAACCCAGCGTCATGCAAACTATCAGTGCTCAAACCTGTTGAATCCGTGTGGTATTCACACAACCATGAAGCTATCTCCTGCAGATGGAACTCACTTG
Coding sequences within:
- the LOC104739550 gene encoding phytochrome A translates to MSGSRPSQSSEGSRRSRHSARIIAQTTVDAKLHADFEESGSSFDYSTSVRVTGPVVENQPPRSDKVTTTYLHHIQKGKLIQPFGCLLALDEKTFKVIAYSENAPELLTMTSHAVPSVGEHPVLGIGTDIRSLFTAPSASALQKALGFGDVSLLNPILVHCKTSAKPFYAIVHRVTGSIIVDFEPVKPYEVPMTAAGALQSYKLAAKAITRLQSLPSGSMERLCDTMAQEVFELTGYDRVMAYKFHEDDHGEVVSEVTKPGLEPYLGLHYPATDIPQAARFLFMKNKVRMIVDCNAKHARVLQDEKLSFDLTLCGSTLRAPHSCHLQYMANMDSIASLVMAVVVNEEDGEGDAPDSTAQPQKRKRLWGLVVCHNTTPRFVPFPLRYACEFLAQVFAIHVNKEVELENQIVEKNILRTQTLLCDMLMRDAPLGIVSQSPNIMDLVKCDGAALLYKDKVWKLGTTPSEFHLQEIASWLCEYHTDSTGLSTDSLHDAGFPRALSLGDSVCGMAAVRISSKDMIFWFRSHTAGEVRWGGAKHDPDDRDDARRMHPRSSFKAFLEVVKTRSLPWKDYEMDAIHSLQLILRNAFKDGETTDVNTKVIHSKLNDLKIDGIQELEAVTSEMVRLIETATVPILAVDSDGLVNGWNTKIAELTGLSVDEAIGKHLLTLVEDSSVEIVKRMLENALEGTEEQNVQFEIKTQLTRADACPISLVVNACASRDLHENVVGVCFVAHDLTGQKTVMDKFTRIEGDYKAIIQNPNPLIPPIFGTDEFGWCTEWNPAMSKLTGLKREEVIDKMLLGEVFGTQKSCCRLKNQEAFVNLGIVLNNAVTSQDPEKVSFAFFTRGGKYVECLLCVSKKLDREGVVTGVFCFLQLASHELQQALHVQRLAERTAVKRLKALAYIKRQIRNPLSGIMFARKMIEGTELGPEQRQILQTSALCQKQLSKILDDSDLESIIEGCLDLEMKEFSLNEVLTASTSQVMMKSNGKSVRITNETGEEVMSDTLYGDSIRLQQVLADFMLMSVNFTPSGGQLTVTASLRKDQLGRSVHLASLEIRLTHTGAGIPEFLLNQMFGTEEDVSEEGLSLMVSRKLVKLMNGDVQYLRQAGKSSFIISAELAAANK
- the LOC104739549 gene encoding germin-like protein subfamily 2 member 1 translates to MASSSPTQTLLLLLIGLTVFISASADPDMLQDLCVADLSSGIKINGFPCKDAAAVTPADFFSQGIANPGLTNNTFGALVTGANVMTIPGLNTLGVSLARIDYAPGGLNPPHTHPRATEVVFVLEGELDVGFLTTANKLIAQSIKKGDVFAFPKGLVHFQKNNGRVPASVLSAFNSQLPGTQSLGATLFGSTPPVPDNILAQAFQTSSGTVKHIKSKFQPKK